From Desmodus rotundus isolate HL8 chromosome 10, HLdesRot8A.1, whole genome shotgun sequence, one genomic window encodes:
- the LOC112318094 gene encoding protocadherin beta-15-like, with product MEAEEERFPTLRQVLLFFVLLAQTCAEREAYSVAEETESGSFVANFAKDIGLEVRELSRRRARVIFNNNKKHFQLNLQTGDLQVSEKLDREELCGPTEPCELQFQVLLEDPLEVYKFKLLVSDINDNPPVFPEAEMILKIMESTLPGAMFPLKNAQDLDVGINNVQNYTIYPNSHFHVLTRNGSEGRKYPVLVLDKALDREEQPELRLTLLAIDGGAPPKSGTALVLIDVLDINDNAPRFVQPLYRVQILENSPLGSLVVTVSARDLDKGINGEVFYSFFYGDKEITRTFALNERTGEMKIIRKLDFEKIMSYEVDIKASDGAGLSGKCTVIIQVVDINDNTPELTVASLTSSIPENSPETTIALFSVRDPDSGENGRMVCSIQEGVPFTLKPSVENFYKLVTEGSLDRESRAEYNITITVTDMGTPPLKTQHNITVLVSDVNDNAPTFTQTSYTLSVRENNSPALHIGSVSATDSDAGANAQVTYSLLPPRDPGLPLDSLVSINADNGQLFALRALDYEALQAFEFLVGATDRGSPALSSQARVRVQVLDANDNSPFVLYPLQNGSAPCTELVPRAAEPGYLVSKVVAVDGDSGQNAWLSFQLLKATEPGLFGVWAHNGEVRTARLLSERDAAKHRLLLLVKDNGEPPLSASVTLHVLLVDGFSQPYLPLPEAAAEPARADPLTVYLVVALASVSSLFLFSVLAFIAVRLCRRSRAGLVGGCSVPEAHFPGHLVDVSGTGTLSQSYQYEVCLMGSSGTSELFPKSVASNYPGSVNGVEENSNFVNVFGFN from the coding sequence ATGGAGGCTGAAGAGGAGCGCTTTCCTACACTAAGGCAAGtcctgcttttctttgttttgctggcTCAGACTTGCGCGGAGCGGGAAGCTTATAGTGTCGCAGAAGAAACAGAGAGTGGTTCTTTTGTGGCTAATTTCGCCAAGGACATAGGGCTAGAGGTAAGAGAGCTGTCTCGGAGGAGGGCTCGAGTCAtttttaacaataacaaaaaacactTTCAGCTCAACCTTCAGACCGGAGATTTACAAGTGAGTGAGAAACTGGACCGGGAAGAACTGTGTGGCCCCACTGAGCCGTGTGAGCTGCAGTTCCAGGTGTTACTGGAAGACCCTTTGGAAGTATATAAGTTTAAGCTTTTGGTCAGTGACATAAATGACAATCCACCTGTGTTCCCAGAagcagaaatgattttaaaaatcatggaaaGTACTCTTCCAGGGGCGATGTTTCCCCTGAAAAATGCACAAGATTTGGATGTAGGCATCAATAACGTTCAGAACTATACCATCTACCCCAACTCCCATTTCCACGTTCTTACCAGAAATGGCAGTGAGGGCAGAAAATACCCGGTGTTGGTTCTGGACAAAGCTCTAGATCGAGAGGAGCAGCCCGAGCTGAGGTTAACTCTCCTGGCCATAGATGGTGGAGCTCCTCCCAAATCCGGCACCGCCCTGGTCCTCATCGACGTTTTGGATATCAACGACAATGCCCCTAGGTTTGTGCAGCCGCTCTATCGCGTGCAAATCCTGGAAAACAGTCCTCTGGGATCCCTCGTTGTCACCGTTTCTGCTAGAGATTTAGacaaggggataaatggtgaagtGTTCTACTCATTTTTTTATGGTGATAAAGAGATTACTAGGACATTTGCACTTAATGAACGTacaggagaaatgaaaataattaggaaactagattttgaaaaaattatgtcaTATGAGGTGGATATTAAGGCATCTGATGGGGCAGGTCTTTCTGGAAAATGCACTGTCATAATACAGGTGGTGGATATAAACGACAACACCCCAGAACTGACGGTGGCTTCACTTACAAGCTCTATCCCAGAAAATTCCCCAGAAACCACGATAGCTCTTTTCAGTGTTCGAGACCCAGACTCTGGGGAAAATGGAAGGATGGTTTGTTCCATCCAGGAAGGTGTTCCTTTCACGCTGAAACCTTCCGTTGAGAATTTCTACAAGCTGGTAACAGAGGGCTCTCTGGACAGAGAGAGCCGGGCGGAGTACAATATCACCATCACCGTCACAGACATGGGGACACCACCACTGAAAACCCAGCACAACATAACCGTGCTGGTCTCCGACGTCAACGACAACGCCCCGACCTTCACCCAAACCTCCTACACCCTCTCCGTCCGCGAGAACAACAGCCCCGCCCTGCACATTGGCAGCGTCAGCGCCACGGACTCGGACGCGGGCGCCAACGCCCAGGTCACCTACTCGCTGCTGCCGCCCCGGGACCCCGGCCTGCCCCTGGACTCGCTGGTGTCCATCAACGCCGACAACGGGCAGCTGTTCGCCCTGAGGGCGCTGGACTACGAGGCCCTGCAGGCGTTCGAGTTCCTGGTGGGCGCCACCGACCGCGGGTCCCCGGCGCTGAGCAGCCAGGCGCGGGTGCGCGTGCAGGTGCTGGACGCCAACGACAACTCGCCCTTCGTGCTGTACCCGCTGCAGAACGGCTCCGCGCCCTGCACCGAGCTGGTGCCCAGGGCGGCCGAGCCCGGCTACCTGGTGAGCAAGGTGGTGGCGGTGGACGGCGACTCGGGCCAGAACGCCTGGCTGTCGTTCCAGCTGCTCAAGGCCACGGAGCCCGGGCTGTTCGGCGTGTGGGCGCACAACGGCGAGGTGCGCACGGCGCGGCTGCTGAGCGAGCGCGACGCGGCCAagcacaggctgctgctgctggtcaagGACAATGGCGAGCCGCCGCTGTCGGCCAGCGTCACGCTGCACGTGCTGCTGGTGGACGGCTTCTCGCAGCCCTACCTGCCGCTGCCCGAGGCGGCGGCCGAGCCGGCGCGGGCCGACCCGCTCACGGTCTACCTGGTGGTGGCGTTGGCGTCGGTGTCGTCGCTGTTCCTGTTCTCGGTGCTGGCGTTCATCGCGGTGCGGctgtgcaggaggagcagggcggGCTTGGTGGGTGGCTGCTCGGTGCCTGAGGCCCACTTTCCGGGCCACCTGGTGGACGTTAGTGGCACCGGGACCCTGTCCCAGAGCTACCAGTATGAGGTGTGTCTGATGGGAAGCTCAGGGACCAGCGAGTTGTTCCCGAAGTCTGTTGCCTCCAACTATCCAGGATCTGTAAATGGTGTGGAGGAAAACTcaaattttgtaaatgtttttggATTCAATTag
- the LOC112318093 gene encoding protocadherin beta-15, with product MEAGGERFPKQRQVLILFLLVEVALAGWESRRYSVMEETESSTFVTNLAKDLGLGAGELAARGARVVTKDNEPRLQLDLQTGDLILNEKLDREEMCGPTDPCVIYFQVLLKKPLGVFRAELLVRDINDNSPEFPEREITLKIPEASPPGTVFPLKKAQDLDVGKNNIQNYSISPNSHFHVSTRNRGDSRKYPELVLDKELDREEQAELRLTLTALDGGSPPRSGTAQVHILVLDVNDNAPEFAQTLYQVQVPENSPVGSLVVQVSARDLDTGTNGEISYSLSYSSQEISKTFEVNSLSGEVRLIKALDFETISSYELDIDASDGGGLSGKCSVSIEVVDVNDNYPELTISSLTSPIPENCPETEVALFHTGDLDSGNNGRMTCSIQDDLPFLLKPTEENFYTLVTNGALDRETRAEYNVTITVTDMGTPPLKTQHNITVLVSDVNDNAPTFTQTSYTLSIRENNSPALHIGSVSATDSDAGANAQVTYSLLPPRDPGLPLDSLVSINADNGQLFALRALDYEALQAFEFLVGATDRGSPALSSQARVRVQVLDANDNSPFVLYPLQNGSAPCTELVPRAAEPGYLVSKVVAVDGDSGQNAWLSFQLLKATEPGLFGVWAHNGEVRTARLLSERDAAKHRLLLLVKDNGEPPLSASVTLHVLLVDGFSQPYLPLPEAAAEPARADPLTVYLVVALASVSSLFLFSVLAFIAVRLCRRSRAGLVGGCSVPEAHFPGHLVDVSGTGTLSQSYQYEVCLTGDSGNNEFKFLKPIFPNIVGQDIGRKSEGNPTFHNNLGI from the coding sequence ATGGAGGCCGGAGGGGAGCGCTTTCCTAAACAAAGGCAAGTCCTGATTCTCTTTCTTTTGGTGGAAGTAGCTCTGGCTGGCTGGGAGTCCCGTCGCTATTCCGTGATGGAGGAAACCGAGAGCAGCACGTTTGTGACCAATCTGGCCAAGGAcctggggctgggagcaggagAGCTAGCTGCGCGGGGAGCCCGGGTGGTCACTAAGGATAACGAACCCCGATTGCAGCTTGATCTGCAGACCGGGGACTTGATATTAAATGAGAAACTGGACCGGGAGGAGATGTGTGGCCCCACTGATCCATGTGTAATATATTTCCAAGTGTTACTGAAAAAACCTTTGGGAGTATTTCGAGCTGAGCTACTGGTGAGAGACATAAATGATAATTCTCCTGAGTTTCCTGAAAGAGAAATTACTCTGAAAATCCCAGAGGCTAGCCCTCCTGGGACCGTGTTTCCTCTGAAAAAAGCCCAGGATTTGGACGTGGGCAAGAACAACATCCAAAACTACAGCATCAGCCCCAACTCTCATTTCCATGTTTCCACCCGCAACCGGGGAGATAGCAGGAAATACCCAGAGCTGGTGCTGGACAAAGAGCTGGATCGTGAGGAGCAGGCTGAGCTCAGATTGACTCTCACAGCACTGGATGGAGGCTCTCCGCCCCGGTCTGGCACCGCCCAGGTCCACATCTTGGTCTTGGATGTCAATGACAATGCCCCCGAGTTTGCACAGACGCTCTACCAAGTGCAGGTTCCAGAGAACAGCCCTGTAGGGTCCCTAGTTGTCCAGGTTTCTGCCAGAGATTTAGACACTGGGACAAATGGAGAGATATCATACTCCCTTTCATACAGTTCTCAGGAGATAAGCAAAACTTTTGAAGTAAACAGCCTTTCCGGAGAAGTTCGACTAATCAAAGCACTAGATTTTGAGACAATATCTTCATATGAGCTGGATATAGATGCCTCTGATGGAGGAGGACTTTCTGGAAAGTGTTCAGTCTCCATTGAGGTGGTGGATGTTAACGACAACTACCCAGAACTAACTATTTCATCACTTACCAGCCCCATTCCTGAAAATTGCCCTGAGACAGAAGTGGCCCTGTTTCATACTGGAGACCTGGACTCTGGGAACAACGGAAGGATGACTTGCTCCATCCAAGATGATCTCCCCTTCCTCCTGAAACCAACCGAAGAGAATTTCTACACCCTAGTTACAAATGGGGCTCTGGACAGAGAGACCAGAGCTGAGTATAATGTCACTATTACGGTCACCGACATGGGGACACCCCCACTGAAAACCCAGCACAACATCACCGTGCTGGTCTCCGACGTCAACGACAACGCCCCGACCTTCACCCAAACCTCCTACACCCTCTCCATCCGCGAGAACAACAGCCCCGCCCTGCACATTGGCAGCGTCAGCGCCACGGACTCGGACGCGGGCGCCAACGCCCAGGTCACCTACTCGCTGCTGCCGCCCCGGGACCCCGGCCTGCCCCTGGACTCGCTGGTGTCCATCAACGCCGACAACGGGCAGCTGTTCGCCCTGAGGGCGCTGGACTACGAGGCCCTGCAGGCGTTCGAGTTCCTGGTGGGCGCCACCGACCGCGGGTCCCCCGCGCTGAGCAGCCAGGCGCGGGTGCGCGTGCAGGTGCTGGACGCCAACGACAACTCGCCCTTCGTGCTGTACCCGCTGCAGAACGGCTCCGCGCCCTGCACCGAGCTGGTGCCCAGGGCGGCCGAGCCCGGCTACCTGGTGAGCAAGGTGGTGGCGGTGGACGGCGACTCGGGCCAGAACGCCTGGCTGTCGTTCCAGCTGCTCAAGGCCACGGAGCCCGGGCTGTTCGGCGTGTGGGCGCACAACGGCGAGGTGCGCACGGCGCGGCTGCTGAGCGAGCGCGACGCGGCCAagcacaggctgctgctgctggtcaagGACAATGGCGAGCCGCCGCTGTCGGCCAGCGTCACGCTGCACGTGCTGCTGGTGGACGGCTTCTCGCAGCCCTACCTGCCGCTGCCCGAGGCGGCGGCCGAGCCGGCGCGGGCCGACCCGCTCACGGTCTACCTGGTGGTGGCGTTGGCGTCGGTGTCGTCGCTGTTCCTGTTCTCGGTGCTGGCGTTCATCGCGGTGCGGctgtgcaggaggagcagggcggGCTTGGTGGGTGGCTGCTCGGTGCCTGAGGCCCACTTTCCGGGCCACCTGGTGGACGTTAGTGGCACCGGGACCCTGTCCCAGAGCTACCAGTATGAGGTGTGTCTGACGGGAGACTCCGGGAATAATGAGTTCAAATTCTTGAAGCCCATCTTCCCCAATATTGTTGGCCAGGACATTGGGAGGAAGTCAGAGGGAAATCCAACATTCCATAATAACTTAGGAATCTGA